A genomic window from Triticum urartu cultivar G1812 chromosome 7, Tu2.1, whole genome shotgun sequence includes:
- the LOC125524444 gene encoding cytochrome c oxidase subunit 3, translated as MGVKGGLHTTGAKWFMIESQRHSYHLVDPSPWPISGSLGALATTVGGVMYMHSFQGGATLLSLGLIFLLYTMFVWWRDVLRESTLEGHHTKAVQLGPRYGSILFIVSEVMFLFAFFWASSHSSLAPTVEIGGIWPPKGIGVLDPWEIPLLNTPILPSSGAAVTWAHHAILAGKEKRAVYALVATVSLALVSTGFQGMEYYQAPSTISDSIYGSTFFLATGFHGFHVIIGTLFLIVCGIRQYLGHLTKKHHVGFEAAAWYWHFVDVVRLFPFVSIYWWGGI; from the coding sequence ATGGGGGTGAAGGGGGGTTTACATACAACCGGGGCAAAGTGGTTTATGATTGAATCTCAGAGGCATTCTTATCATTTGGTAGATCCAAGTCCATGGCCTATTTCGGGTTCACTCGGAGCTTTGGCAACCACCGTAGGAGGTGTGATGTACATGCACTCATTTCAAGGGGGTGCAACACTTCTCAGTTTGGGCCTAATATTTCTCCTTTATACCATGTTCGTATGGTGGCGGGATGTTCTACGTGAATCCACGTTGGAAGGGCATCATACAAAAGCTGTACAATTAGGACCTCGATATGGTTCTATTCTCTTCATAGTCTCGGAGGTTATGTTCCTTTTTGCTTTTTTTTGGGCTTCTTCTCATTCTTCTTTGGCACCTACGGTAGAGATCGGAGGTATTTGGCCCCCAAAAGGGATTGGGGTTTTAGATCCTTGGGAAATCCCTCTTCTTAATACCCCTATTCTCCCTTCATCCGGAGCTGCCGTAACTTGGGCTCATCATGCTATACTCGCGGGGAAGGAAAAACGAGCAGTTTACGCTTTAGTAGCAACCGTTTCACTGGCTCTAGTATCCACTGGCTTTCAAGGAATGGAATATTACCAAGCACCCTCCACTATTTCGGATAGTATTTATGGTTCTACCTTTTTCTTAGCAACTGGCTTTCATGGTTTTCATGTGATTATAGGTACTCTTTTCTTGATCGTATGTGGTATTCGCCAATATCTTGGTCATCTGACCAAGAAGCATCACGTTGGCTTTGAAGCAGCTGCATGGTACTGGCATTTTGTAGACGTGGTTCGGTTATTCCCATTTGTCTCTATCTATTGGTGGGGAGGTATATGA